The DNA region CGTGACGGCGATGTCGGACAAGGAGATTCGCCAGGTTCGAGGCGGGCGGATCAGCCACATCTTCCAAAACCCACAGAGTGCGCTCAATCCAGTGTACACTGTCGGCGCCCAGATACGCGAAGCGATCAACACGCACCAGGACCTCTCGAAGACGGCCGCCCGCGAACGATCGATCGAACTGCTCGACGAGGTCGGCATTCCGGAAGCGGCGGCTCGCATCGACGACTATCCGCACGAGTTCAGCGGCGGGATGAAACAGCGAGTGATCATCGCGATGGCGCTCGCGTGTGAACCCGACCTCCTGATCGCCGACGAACCGACGACGGCGCTTGACGTCACCATCGAATCGCAAATTCTCGACTTGCTGATGGACCTCCAGGAGGAGTTCGACATGTCGATCATCTTCGTTACGCACGACCTCGGCGTCGTCGCCGAGGTCGCCGACCGCGTCATCGTCATGTATGCCGGGAAAGTCATGGAACGAGCCGGCGTCTACGATCTCTTCGACAACCCGGCTCACCCCTACACGCGGGCCCTGCTCAAGTGCCTCCCGGGCAGCAGTGGAACGATCGAACCGATCGGCGGGACGCTTCCGAGTGTCCTGAATCCGCCCGACGGCTGTCGGTTTGCCGACCGTTGCCCCTACGCGATTGACGACTGTACCGTCGGGGATCAACCGGACCTCGTGCCCGCGACGACCGGCGAGCATACCGTCTCCTGTCTCTACTATCACGACGGCTACGACGAGTCGGTCGTCCTCGAAGAGCGTCCCCAGAACGGCGCGAACGCGACGCGTTCACGGCCGGTTTCGGGCACCGGAGGTGATCGTCGATGAACGCCCCGGGTTCGAACCCGCTCCTCGAGGTGCGCGACCTCGAGAAACACTACCCCATCACGAAGGGGGTTCTCAAGCGCGAGGTCGGGCGCGTCCGTGCGGTCGACGGGATCGACATCACCGTCGAGCGCGGACAGACGGTCGGCCTGGTCGGCGAGTCCGGCTGTGGCAAGTCGACGGCCGCGACCACCATCCTCCAGCTCGAGGAGGCGACGGGCGGGCAGGTCCTCTTCGACGGAGAAGACGTCACCGAGTTCGGAAAGCGGGATATGAAGCGCTT from Natronosalvus rutilus includes:
- a CDS encoding ABC transporter ATP-binding protein; the protein is MTDDPLLSVRDLHTVFHTDEGTVHAVDGVSFDVKRGETVCIVGESGSGKSVTTESITRILKMPPGEIASGEIIFDGQDVTAMSDKEIRQVRGGRISHIFQNPQSALNPVYTVGAQIREAINTHQDLSKTAARERSIELLDEVGIPEAAARIDDYPHEFSGGMKQRVIIAMALACEPDLLIADEPTTALDVTIESQILDLLMDLQEEFDMSIIFVTHDLGVVAEVADRVIVMYAGKVMERAGVYDLFDNPAHPYTRALLKCLPGSSGTIEPIGGTLPSVLNPPDGCRFADRCPYAIDDCTVGDQPDLVPATTGEHTVSCLYYHDGYDESVVLEERPQNGANATRSRPVSGTGGDRR